The proteins below come from a single Nocardioides eburneiflavus genomic window:
- a CDS encoding SigB/SigF/SigG family RNA polymerase sigma factor, translated as MTTLAMPPTPLRSQARATRTTSVVAGLRDTSSAGERQRPVDELIEANLAMARSMAARYRNRGIDLEDLQQVALVGLTKAAQRFDASAGHDFLSYAVPTIRGELRRHFRDAGWMIRVPRRVQDLQARIQRAQPVLEAHLGRSPRATEVAAHLEADLDDVIEALAASGCFRPTSIDSPTGNGTDTIADLLGWDDTALASVEARLVLGTAVSTLSEREQRILQWRFVDEHTQQEIAELVGLTQAQVSRILTRVLARLRAGLSEPVPAA; from the coding sequence GTGACAACGCTCGCGATGCCCCCGACTCCCCTCCGCAGCCAGGCACGCGCCACGCGTACGACCAGCGTCGTCGCCGGGTTGCGCGACACGAGCTCCGCGGGCGAGCGACAGCGGCCGGTCGACGAGCTGATCGAGGCCAACCTCGCGATGGCCCGCTCCATGGCCGCCCGCTACCGCAACCGCGGCATCGACCTCGAGGACCTCCAGCAGGTCGCCCTCGTCGGCCTCACCAAGGCGGCCCAGCGCTTCGACGCCTCCGCCGGGCACGACTTCCTGTCCTACGCCGTCCCGACCATCCGCGGCGAGCTGCGCCGCCACTTCCGCGACGCGGGCTGGATGATCCGCGTGCCCCGCCGGGTGCAGGACCTGCAGGCGCGCATCCAGCGCGCCCAGCCCGTCCTCGAGGCGCACCTGGGACGCTCGCCACGCGCCACCGAGGTCGCCGCCCACCTCGAGGCCGACCTCGACGACGTCATCGAGGCGCTCGCCGCCTCGGGTTGCTTCCGGCCGACCTCCATCGACAGCCCCACGGGCAACGGCACGGACACGATCGCCGACCTGCTGGGCTGGGACGACACCGCCCTGGCCTCCGTGGAGGCCAGGCTGGTGCTGGGCACCGCCGTCAGCACTCTCTCCGAGCGCGAGCAGCGCATCCTCCAGTGGCGCTTCGTCGACGAGCACACGCAGCAGGAGATCGCCGAGCTCGTCGGGCTCACGCAGGCGCAGGTCTCCCGCATCCTGACGCGCGTCCTCGCCCGACTGCGGGCGGGCCTGTCCGAGCCGGTCCCCGCCGCCTGA
- a CDS encoding DUF3375 domain-containing protein — protein MSGIAGELARVKGAFAQPTLTLLHQRQAPVVITIFRTAFGRSNNPIPTARLHTQVEEHLAAMRVAGEQDVPTGSGREICQRWMRGQWLVRSLDDAGHEVYALTSHAQQALELVKNLARDRATLSEHRVATILGTVRRFNSEANPDRTARVSILNAEIARLRAERDRLVDGGDLAGATEDYMLEGFTELLSLISALPSDFARVEERFATIRSEILSAFRAEDRPAGEVIDDYLARADALMTATHEGRAFEGAFALLRDDALVTQLREDLTALLEHPLSDRILSDADRAELRGTVRLVRDGLDRVLAQRSRVTATLKEYIVSHDAARDRELEQTLRQVEAELMTWMATTGPRATHDVALLPARAGVEHLRERFHDPADDVLPDRISTPDPALAPPVSLEELVAQGGPRLATLRERLDAATTSLLPVASLGALFDDLEPSLRRPVEIFGLLHLAADRAWPSEEAVEPFAAVRPDGSQRTFAVPRTPLPDPDRPTPHETEERA, from the coding sequence TTGAGCGGGATCGCAGGCGAGCTCGCGCGCGTCAAGGGAGCCTTCGCGCAACCCACGCTGACCCTCCTGCACCAGCGCCAGGCGCCCGTGGTGATCACGATCTTCCGCACCGCGTTCGGTCGCAGCAACAACCCGATCCCCACCGCCCGGCTGCACACGCAGGTCGAGGAGCACCTCGCCGCGATGCGGGTGGCGGGGGAGCAGGACGTCCCGACCGGCAGCGGCCGGGAGATCTGCCAGCGCTGGATGCGCGGGCAGTGGTTGGTGCGCTCGCTCGACGATGCGGGCCACGAGGTCTACGCGCTGACCTCGCACGCCCAGCAGGCACTCGAGCTGGTGAAGAACCTGGCGCGTGACCGGGCCACGCTCAGCGAGCACCGGGTCGCGACCATCCTCGGCACGGTCCGGCGCTTCAACTCCGAGGCGAACCCGGACCGTACGGCGCGCGTCTCGATCCTCAACGCGGAGATCGCGCGACTCCGAGCTGAGCGCGACCGCCTGGTCGACGGCGGGGACCTGGCCGGGGCCACCGAGGACTACATGCTCGAGGGGTTCACCGAGCTGCTCTCCCTGATCTCCGCGCTGCCGAGCGACTTCGCCCGGGTCGAGGAGCGCTTCGCGACGATCCGCTCGGAGATCTTGTCGGCGTTCCGGGCCGAGGACCGGCCGGCCGGCGAGGTGATCGACGACTACCTCGCCCGCGCCGACGCCCTGATGACCGCGACCCACGAGGGTCGTGCCTTCGAGGGGGCGTTCGCGCTGCTGCGCGACGACGCCCTGGTGACGCAGCTGCGGGAGGACCTGACCGCCCTGCTCGAGCACCCGCTGTCCGACCGGATCCTCAGCGACGCCGACCGCGCCGAGCTGCGCGGCACGGTGCGGCTGGTGCGCGACGGCCTCGACCGGGTCCTCGCGCAGCGCTCCCGGGTGACCGCCACCCTCAAGGAGTACATCGTCTCCCACGACGCGGCCCGCGACCGCGAGCTCGAGCAGACCCTGCGCCAGGTGGAGGCCGAGCTGATGACCTGGATGGCGACCACCGGCCCGCGCGCCACCCACGACGTCGCGCTCCTGCCCGCACGAGCTGGCGTCGAGCACCTCCGCGAGCGCTTCCACGACCCCGCGGACGACGTCCTCCCCGACCGCATCAGCACGCCGGACCCGGCTCTCGCGCCCCCGGTCTCGCTCGAGGAGCTCGTGGCGCAGGGCGGACCCCGGCTGGCGACGCTGCGCGAGCGCCTCGACGCCGCGACCACCTCGCTGCTCCCGGTGGCCTCCCTCGGCGCCCTGTTCGACGACCTGGAGCCGTCCCTGCGTCGTCCGGTCGAGATCTTCGGCCTCCTGCACCTCGCCGCCGACCGGGCCTGGCCCTCCGAGGAGGCCGTGGAGCCCTTCGCGGCCGTACGCCCCGACGGCAGCCAGCGGACCTTCGCCGTGCCCCGCACCCCCCTGCCCGACCCCGACCGGCCGACCCCGCACGAGACGGAGGAGCGCGCATGA
- a CDS encoding phospholipase D-like domain-containing protein: protein MTKLSVLVGSICLVLSTLGGAAPGAVAAQPGTAAAKPGIAGEKPGTSKKWKAPSGPFFNDPHRAKGHFRIERKVIDTIDRTRKGSTIRIAIYSLDRLNVARALVAAHRRGVRVQMLLNDHWENAAVRTLRAEVGKNPRRNSFVYKCRQSCRGAANEFNNLHSKFYLFSQAGRSKDVVAVGSANMTRNAAIHQWNDLYFTDGDHELFRQFVGLFNDMRKDHDTRQEPIAFCGVALTGVCDDSVDKHTAVAFPRVSRPKDDLVVHLLDRVRCLTPDPGTGKVKRTRLALSMHTMRGARGDYLAEAIRQKWVQGCDVRVTYGLIGYHTKGVIAAPTKRGRIPLRSTGMDYNLDDNFDLNNDGVDDLILDYYSHQKYLVVQGTYNGVPDSSMVLTGSVNWSSLSTANDEVWFTVRGAVVAKKYLTNFNYQWDHARNSRNAYTTSYANFRVRRTVTDPDGTTRTVWRTVRRPVTTVERDPYLKGPYWEDD, encoded by the coding sequence GTGACGAAGTTGTCGGTGCTCGTGGGGAGCATCTGCCTGGTGCTGTCGACGCTGGGCGGTGCCGCGCCCGGAGCGGTCGCGGCGCAGCCCGGCACCGCCGCCGCGAAGCCCGGCATCGCCGGCGAGAAGCCGGGGACGTCGAAGAAGTGGAAGGCGCCCAGCGGACCGTTCTTCAACGACCCGCACCGCGCGAAGGGCCACTTCCGCATCGAGCGCAAGGTCATCGACACCATCGATCGCACCCGCAAGGGCTCCACCATCCGGATCGCGATCTACTCCCTGGACCGCCTCAACGTGGCGCGGGCCCTCGTGGCCGCCCACCGTCGTGGCGTCAGGGTGCAGATGCTCCTCAACGACCACTGGGAGAACGCGGCCGTGCGGACCCTCCGCGCCGAGGTCGGCAAGAACCCGCGGCGCAACAGCTTCGTCTACAAGTGCCGCCAGAGCTGTCGCGGCGCGGCCAACGAGTTCAACAACCTGCACTCGAAGTTCTACCTCTTCAGCCAGGCAGGGCGGTCGAAGGACGTGGTGGCGGTCGGCTCGGCCAACATGACGCGCAACGCCGCGATCCACCAGTGGAACGACCTCTACTTCACCGACGGTGACCACGAGCTGTTCCGCCAGTTCGTCGGGCTGTTCAACGACATGCGCAAGGACCACGACACCCGCCAGGAACCGATCGCGTTCTGCGGCGTCGCGCTCACCGGCGTCTGCGACGACTCGGTCGACAAGCACACGGCGGTCGCGTTCCCGCGGGTCTCGAGGCCGAAGGACGACCTGGTGGTCCACCTGCTCGACCGAGTCCGGTGCCTGACTCCCGACCCCGGGACCGGCAAGGTGAAGCGCACCCGCCTGGCCCTGTCGATGCACACCATGCGCGGCGCCCGCGGCGACTACCTCGCCGAGGCCATCCGGCAGAAATGGGTTCAGGGCTGCGACGTGCGGGTGACCTACGGCCTCATCGGCTACCACACGAAGGGCGTCATCGCCGCTCCGACCAAGCGCGGTCGCATCCCGCTCCGCTCGACAGGCATGGACTACAACCTCGACGACAACTTCGACCTCAACAACGACGGCGTCGACGACCTCATCCTCGACTACTACAGCCACCAGAAGTACCTGGTCGTCCAAGGCACCTACAACGGCGTGCCGGACTCGTCGATGGTGCTCACCGGCTCGGTCAACTGGTCGAGCCTCAGCACGGCCAACGACGAGGTGTGGTTCACCGTGCGCGGGGCCGTCGTGGCGAAGAAGTACCTGACGAACTTCAACTACCAGTGGGACCACGCCCGCAACTCGCGCAACGCCTACACCACGTCGTACGCCAACTTCCGGGTCCGCCGCACGGTGACCGACCCGGACGGGACGACCCGTACGGTCTGGCGGACCGTGCGGCGTCCCGTCACCACCGTCGAGCGCGACCCCTACCTGAAGGGCCCCTACTGGGAGGACGACTGA
- a CDS encoding glycosyltransferase family 2 protein, which translates to MVDTPMQASDYSYSLVIPVYNSQDVVGRTIDAVLDVFERAGLRHQVVLVNDGSRDASWDVISERARSSPHVVALDLLRNYGQHHANLAGMREATGDYVITLDDDLQNPPDQALLLIEKAMDGHDVVFGRFEQKQARGHRRLGSRVISMINRRVFNQPPGLAVSNFRILSRDVVERICSARTAHPYITGQALMFSSDPADVLVRHDARPVGTSNYGLRRIASLVLTILFSYSVFPLRAAAGVGFAVAGGSFLLGLFYLVRSLFVDSEVPGWTTIAVLLAVLNGFVIMLLSMLGEYVVRTLDAVSTVSSYHVARRVSS; encoded by the coding sequence GTGGTCGACACCCCGATGCAAGCCTCCGACTACTCCTACTCCCTCGTCATCCCGGTCTACAACAGCCAGGACGTCGTCGGTCGGACCATCGACGCCGTACTCGACGTGTTTGAGCGCGCGGGGCTGCGCCACCAGGTCGTCCTGGTCAACGACGGCAGCCGCGACGCGAGCTGGGACGTCATCTCGGAGCGCGCCCGGAGCTCGCCCCACGTCGTCGCGCTCGACCTGCTGCGCAACTACGGCCAGCACCACGCCAACCTCGCCGGCATGCGTGAGGCGACCGGTGACTACGTCATCACCCTCGACGACGACCTGCAGAATCCGCCCGACCAGGCACTTCTGCTGATCGAGAAGGCGATGGATGGCCACGACGTCGTCTTCGGTCGCTTCGAGCAGAAGCAGGCCCGCGGCCACCGACGGCTGGGGAGCCGGGTGATCAGCATGATCAACCGCCGCGTCTTCAACCAGCCGCCCGGTCTCGCGGTGTCCAACTTTCGCATCCTGAGCCGTGACGTCGTGGAGCGGATCTGCAGCGCCCGCACCGCCCACCCCTACATCACCGGTCAGGCGCTGATGTTCTCCAGCGATCCCGCCGACGTGCTGGTGCGGCACGACGCGCGCCCCGTCGGCACCAGCAACTACGGCCTGCGGCGCATCGCCTCCCTCGTGCTGACCATCCTCTTCAGCTACTCGGTCTTCCCCCTTCGGGCCGCCGCGGGTGTCGGCTTCGCGGTGGCCGGCGGCAGCTTCCTCCTCGGCCTCTTCTACCTCGTCCGCTCGCTCTTCGTGGACTCGGAGGTGCCGGGATGGACGACGATCGCGGTGCTGCTGGCCGTCCTCAACGGCTTCGTCATCATGCTGCTGTCGATGCTGGGCGAGTACGTCGTACGCACCCTCGACGCGGTCAGCACCGTGAGCTCCTACCACGTCGCGCGGAGGGTCTCCTCGTGA
- a CDS encoding error-prone DNA polymerase, translated as MGWNNPAMSWKELERRLSGLPGADDAPVSRRKRAAVEQRAIERPAVVTPYAELHCHSHFSFLDGASSPAELVEESVRLGLHALAITDHDGFYGAPMLAEAAAAHGLPTVFGAELSLGLTAPQAGVPDPEGSHLLVLARGVEGYHRLAAAMTEAHLRGDEKGRPVYDLDELGEQGRGHWVVLTGCRKGTVPQALASEGESAAAEALDRLTSLFGLEHVLVELSPRPGADTANSSLARLAGVHGLDVVAAGNVHHATPQRHRLASAMAAVRSRRSLAELDGWLDLSGSAHLRSGAETATALAAHAGDVGRRAVARSVSLADELAFDLHKASPALPKRQIPEGHTADSWLRVLAERGFAERYAGVPHEAEARERLEHELRIIAEKDFAGYFVIVHDIVAFARGRKILCQGRGSAASSAVCYALGITAVDAVFYRLPFERFISAHRDEEPDIDVDFDSDRREEVIQWVYDTYGRRNAAQVANVIAYRPRMAVRDAAKALGFSPGQQDAWSKQIDGWRSVVAGDQGDPDAHDVPAPVVALAEELMGAPRHLGIHSGGMVLTERPIGEVCPIERARMDRRTVLQWDKDACESMGLVKFDLLGLGMLGALDHMMRLVAEHLGEEWDLATMPKEEPAVYDMLCRADSIGVFQVESRAQIGTLPRLRPREFYDLAIEIALIRPGPIQGGAVHPYVRRATGQEPVTYDHPELVPVLERTKGVPLFQEQLMAMAVTLGDCTRDDADLLRRAMGSKRGVERIESVKAKLYDGMSRRGITGELADSIYVKILSFANFGFAESHALSFALLVYASSWFKLHYPAAFLAGLLRNQPMGFYSPQSLVGDARRHGVDVRRPDVTRSAAQADLEGVVPGPVAATGLEACCRPRFERVEWVPGTPDPVPAHRRDAHLAVRLGLDSVRGIGLDVARRIVAAREEAPFSDITDLSRRAGLTSAQLEALATAGAFDAWGLGRREALWAAGFAEGPGHLAGTTPTTPPPTLPAMSEPEVTLADLWATGVSPERHPLEHLRDELRRAGIRSVAELATAEAGRRVHVGGLVTHRQRPGTAMGVTFLNLEDETGMLNVVCSIGVMKAHRRAARNRVAVVVRGRLERNEGVTNLVADRVEGIDVVVPGAGAVLQARASSRDFR; from the coding sequence ATGGGCTGGAACAACCCCGCCATGAGCTGGAAGGAGCTCGAGCGCCGGCTCAGCGGGCTCCCGGGCGCGGACGACGCGCCCGTGTCGCGGCGCAAGCGCGCCGCCGTGGAGCAGCGTGCCATCGAGCGTCCCGCCGTGGTGACCCCCTACGCCGAGCTGCACTGCCACAGCCACTTCAGCTTCCTCGACGGCGCCAGCTCCCCGGCCGAGCTCGTCGAGGAGTCCGTACGCCTCGGCCTGCACGCGCTGGCGATCACCGACCACGACGGGTTCTACGGCGCCCCGATGCTGGCTGAGGCCGCCGCGGCCCACGGCCTGCCCACGGTGTTCGGCGCGGAGCTGTCCCTCGGCCTCACCGCACCGCAGGCCGGCGTGCCCGACCCCGAGGGCAGCCACCTGCTGGTGCTCGCGCGCGGGGTCGAGGGCTACCACCGGCTCGCCGCCGCGATGACCGAGGCCCACCTGCGCGGCGACGAGAAGGGCCGTCCCGTCTACGACCTCGACGAGCTCGGCGAGCAGGGGCGGGGGCACTGGGTGGTGCTCACCGGCTGTCGCAAGGGCACCGTCCCACAGGCGTTGGCGTCGGAGGGCGAGTCCGCGGCCGCCGAGGCCCTCGACCGGCTGACGTCGCTCTTCGGCCTCGAGCACGTCCTCGTCGAGCTGTCCCCGCGCCCCGGCGCCGACACTGCCAACTCCTCGCTCGCCCGGCTCGCCGGCGTCCACGGCCTCGACGTCGTCGCGGCCGGCAACGTCCACCACGCCACCCCCCAGCGCCACCGGCTGGCCTCCGCGATGGCCGCCGTACGCTCGCGCCGCAGCCTCGCCGAGCTCGACGGCTGGCTCGACCTGTCGGGCTCCGCCCACCTGCGCAGCGGCGCCGAGACGGCCACCGCGCTGGCGGCCCACGCCGGCGACGTCGGGCGCCGGGCCGTCGCCCGCAGCGTCTCGCTCGCCGACGAGCTCGCCTTCGACCTGCACAAGGCCTCCCCTGCCCTGCCCAAGCGCCAGATCCCCGAGGGCCACACCGCCGACTCGTGGCTGCGGGTGCTGGCCGAGCGCGGCTTCGCCGAGAGGTACGCCGGCGTCCCCCACGAGGCCGAGGCCCGCGAGCGGCTCGAGCACGAGCTGCGGATCATCGCCGAGAAGGACTTCGCCGGCTACTTCGTGATCGTCCACGACATCGTCGCCTTCGCCCGTGGGCGGAAGATCCTCTGCCAGGGCCGCGGGTCGGCCGCGAGCTCCGCGGTCTGCTACGCCCTCGGGATCACCGCGGTCGACGCAGTCTTCTACCGGCTCCCGTTCGAGCGGTTCATCTCCGCGCACCGCGACGAGGAGCCCGACATCGACGTCGACTTCGACTCCGACCGGCGCGAGGAGGTCATCCAGTGGGTCTACGACACCTACGGCCGCCGCAACGCCGCCCAGGTCGCCAACGTCATCGCCTACCGCCCCCGGATGGCGGTGCGCGACGCCGCCAAGGCGCTCGGCTTCTCCCCCGGGCAGCAGGACGCCTGGTCCAAGCAGATCGACGGGTGGAGGTCCGTCGTGGCCGGCGACCAGGGCGACCCCGACGCCCACGACGTGCCGGCGCCGGTGGTCGCGCTCGCCGAGGAGCTGATGGGGGCGCCGCGCCACCTCGGCATCCACTCGGGCGGGATGGTGCTCACCGAGCGGCCGATCGGCGAGGTCTGCCCCATCGAGCGCGCCCGCATGGACAGGCGCACCGTCCTCCAGTGGGACAAGGACGCCTGCGAGTCGATGGGGCTGGTGAAGTTCGACCTGCTCGGCCTCGGGATGCTGGGCGCCCTCGACCACATGATGCGGCTGGTCGCCGAGCACCTCGGTGAGGAGTGGGACCTCGCGACCATGCCCAAGGAGGAGCCCGCGGTCTACGACATGCTCTGTCGCGCCGACTCGATCGGGGTCTTCCAGGTCGAGAGCCGGGCCCAGATCGGCACGCTCCCGCGGCTGCGGCCGCGCGAGTTCTACGACCTCGCGATCGAGATCGCGCTCATCCGTCCGGGTCCGATCCAGGGCGGGGCCGTCCACCCCTACGTCCGCCGCGCCACCGGGCAGGAGCCGGTGACCTACGACCACCCCGAGCTCGTCCCCGTGCTCGAGCGCACCAAGGGCGTGCCCCTGTTCCAGGAGCAGCTGATGGCGATGGCGGTCACCCTCGGCGACTGCACGCGGGACGACGCCGACCTCCTGCGGCGCGCGATGGGCTCCAAGCGCGGCGTCGAGCGCATCGAGTCGGTCAAGGCCAAGCTCTACGACGGCATGTCGCGGCGCGGCATCACCGGCGAGCTGGCCGACTCGATCTACGTCAAGATCCTGTCCTTCGCCAACTTCGGCTTCGCCGAGTCCCACGCGCTGTCGTTCGCCCTGCTGGTCTACGCCTCGTCCTGGTTCAAGCTGCACTACCCCGCGGCGTTCCTGGCCGGGCTGCTGCGCAACCAGCCGATGGGGTTCTACTCCCCGCAGTCGCTCGTGGGTGACGCACGCCGCCACGGTGTCGACGTACGCCGCCCCGACGTCACCCGGTCCGCCGCACAGGCCGACCTCGAAGGGGTGGTGCCGGGCCCGGTCGCCGCGACCGGGCTCGAGGCGTGCTGCCGCCCGCGCTTCGAGAGGGTCGAATGGGTCCCCGGGACCCCCGACCCGGTGCCCGCCCACCGCCGCGACGCCCACCTCGCCGTACGCCTCGGGCTGGACTCGGTGCGCGGCATCGGGCTCGACGTGGCGCGCCGCATCGTCGCCGCACGCGAGGAGGCGCCGTTCTCCGACATCACCGACCTGTCCCGTCGCGCGGGACTGACGTCGGCGCAGCTGGAGGCGCTGGCCACCGCGGGCGCCTTCGACGCGTGGGGCCTCGGCCGGCGCGAGGCGCTGTGGGCGGCCGGCTTCGCCGAGGGTCCCGGGCACCTGGCTGGCACCACCCCGACGACGCCACCCCCGACCCTGCCCGCGATGAGCGAGCCGGAGGTCACCCTGGCCGACCTCTGGGCCACCGGCGTCTCGCCGGAGCGGCACCCCCTCGAGCACCTGCGCGACGAACTCCGCCGTGCCGGGATCCGCTCGGTCGCCGAGCTCGCCACGGCGGAGGCCGGCCGCCGGGTGCACGTCGGCGGCCTGGTCACCCACCGGCAACGCCCCGGCACCGCGATGGGCGTCACCTTCCTCAACCTCGAGGACGAGACGGGCATGCTCAACGTCGTCTGCTCGATCGGGGTGATGAAGGCGCACCGACGGGCCGCCCGCAACCGGGTCGCCGTGGTCGTGCGCGGACGGCTCGAGCGCAACGAGGGCGTCACCAACCTGGTCGCCGACCGGGTGGAGGGCATCGACGTGGTCGTGCCGGGCGCCGGGGCGGTGCTCCAGGCGCGGGCGTCGTCGCGTGACTTCCGCTGA
- a CDS encoding endonuclease/exonuclease/phosphatase family protein has protein sequence MTGPRRHHVLIGLLASALALGTALASGTSVHAGPPGAGAAGTPARTATVMTRNLYLGAELGPVLAALGSGNSAAIVGAATQTWAAVQATRPAERMAAMADEIVAAAPAVVGLQEVTTWTTFAYDPATGVASDPTVAYDFLDLLLDALAERGADYREVAGATAHNFSSPPIPVLASPSATFPTRAVRLADRDVIIARDDVRTTNARTGTFQVIIRFPVGGALLPVARGWGSADVGVGKASFRFVNSHLEAFGLPGLDAEQLRVAQARELLAAQADLASRIGELPMVYVGDYNSRAPDAPAYSQLLAGVGADAWPRTHPGDPGFTCCLGATLTDPDNPLTSRIDLVLHSRDVKAARAHIVGDEPADMTASGLWPSDHAGVVARLVFPARRGADAGGPQSSSQ, from the coding sequence ATGACCGGACCGCGCCGCCACCACGTCCTGATCGGCCTCCTCGCCTCCGCCCTCGCCCTGGGCACCGCCCTGGCGTCCGGCACCAGCGTCCATGCGGGGCCTCCCGGCGCCGGGGCGGCCGGCACCCCGGCGCGTACGGCCACGGTGATGACGCGCAACCTCTACCTCGGCGCCGAGCTCGGACCGGTCCTGGCGGCGCTCGGCTCCGGCAACAGCGCTGCGATCGTGGGCGCCGCCACCCAGACCTGGGCAGCGGTCCAGGCGACGCGTCCGGCCGAGCGGATGGCCGCGATGGCCGACGAGATCGTCGCGGCCGCCCCGGCCGTGGTCGGCCTCCAGGAGGTCACGACCTGGACCACGTTCGCCTACGACCCCGCGACCGGCGTGGCGAGCGACCCGACCGTGGCGTACGACTTCCTCGACCTGCTGCTCGACGCACTGGCCGAGCGTGGTGCCGACTACCGCGAGGTCGCCGGCGCCACCGCACACAACTTCTCCTCGCCGCCCATCCCGGTCCTGGCCAGCCCCTCGGCCACATTCCCGACCCGTGCGGTGCGACTGGCCGACCGTGACGTGATCATCGCCCGCGACGACGTGCGCACCACGAACGCCCGCACCGGGACGTTCCAGGTGATCATCCGCTTCCCCGTCGGCGGGGCGCTGCTGCCGGTCGCCCGCGGCTGGGGCTCGGCGGACGTCGGCGTCGGCAAGGCGTCGTTCCGGTTCGTCAACTCCCACCTCGAGGCCTTCGGCCTCCCCGGCCTCGATGCCGAGCAGCTCCGGGTCGCCCAGGCGCGCGAGCTCCTCGCCGCGCAGGCGGACCTGGCGTCCCGGATCGGCGAGCTGCCGATGGTCTACGTCGGCGACTACAACTCACGTGCCCCCGACGCCCCGGCGTACTCGCAGCTGCTGGCCGGCGTGGGCGCCGACGCGTGGCCGCGGACCCACCCCGGCGACCCCGGGTTCACCTGCTGCCTCGGCGCGACCCTCACCGACCCGGACAACCCACTCACCTCACGGATCGACCTGGTCCTGCACAGCCGGGACGTCAAGGCCGCCCGCGCCCACATCGTCGGCGACGAGCCGGCCGACATGACCGCGTCGGGACTGTGGCCCTCGGACCACGCCGGCGTGGTGGCGCGCCTGGTGTTCCCCGCTCGACGCGGAGCGGACGCGGGTGGACCTCAGTCGTCCTCCCAGTAG
- a CDS encoding DNA polymerase Y family protein has translation MRVMVVWCPDWSVVAALEDAARSSRSPAAVLAANVVEVCNGPARAEGVRRGQRRRDAQARCPELLLLPANPDRDARAFEPVLATVEDLRPGVAALRPGLLAVRAPGSWYGTEADAAATVCQALVEAEVWDVRIGIADDLFTAEQAARTAEVQQWVVVPEGGSPSFLRGLPVHVLADDGPRGRDLVGLLQRLGLRTLGDLADLPAEAVAQRLGAHGAAVHRRARGDDRELFAARTPPPELEADVAFEPPLDSVEAITFSVRTTAERFVTQLAHHQLVATGVRVEAETDGVVCSSRTWLHPRHFGARDLVDRVHWQLQSAGSTSRGGSSLRARKDTGTVRAPIDRVRFVPEVVEPAAAHGEALWGSASDDLVERGVARVQGMVGFDAVQRPVLQGGRSPAARQVLVPWGERAVDLRPVDRPWPGRVPGPAPVRVFATPPAAEVVDESGRDVRVTDRGVVTGEPRRFRVGGDRDGQGLPWQPVTAWAGPWPVDEGWWSGGSGPTARFQVVGADGRAWLLVRAPGGWALEAGYD, from the coding sequence ATGAGGGTCATGGTCGTGTGGTGCCCCGACTGGTCGGTGGTCGCCGCGCTCGAGGATGCCGCGAGGTCGTCGCGCTCCCCCGCCGCCGTGCTCGCGGCCAACGTCGTGGAGGTGTGCAACGGTCCGGCCCGCGCCGAGGGCGTACGCCGGGGGCAGCGCCGTCGCGACGCCCAGGCCCGGTGTCCCGAGCTCCTGCTGCTGCCCGCCAACCCCGACCGCGACGCGCGCGCCTTCGAGCCGGTCCTGGCGACCGTGGAGGACCTCCGCCCGGGAGTGGCAGCGCTGCGCCCCGGCCTGCTCGCCGTCCGCGCCCCGGGCAGCTGGTACGGCACCGAGGCCGACGCCGCGGCGACCGTCTGCCAGGCCCTGGTCGAGGCCGAGGTCTGGGACGTCCGCATCGGCATCGCCGACGACCTCTTCACCGCCGAGCAGGCGGCCCGCACCGCCGAGGTGCAGCAGTGGGTCGTCGTGCCCGAGGGCGGATCCCCCTCCTTCCTGCGGGGGCTGCCGGTCCACGTGCTCGCCGACGACGGACCTCGCGGTCGAGACCTGGTCGGGCTGCTGCAGCGACTCGGGCTCCGCACGCTGGGCGACCTGGCCGACCTGCCCGCCGAGGCGGTGGCGCAGCGGCTGGGGGCCCACGGAGCGGCCGTGCACCGACGGGCGCGGGGCGACGACCGGGAGCTCTTCGCCGCCCGTACGCCTCCTCCCGAGCTGGAGGCCGACGTCGCGTTCGAGCCGCCCCTCGACTCCGTCGAGGCGATCACCTTCAGCGTGCGCACGACCGCCGAGCGGTTCGTGACGCAGCTGGCGCACCACCAGCTCGTCGCGACCGGGGTGCGCGTCGAGGCGGAGACCGACGGCGTCGTGTGCTCCTCGCGCACCTGGCTGCACCCGCGCCACTTCGGCGCCCGCGACCTGGTCGACCGGGTGCACTGGCAGCTGCAGTCCGCCGGCTCCACGAGCCGGGGCGGCAGCTCGCTGCGCGCCCGCAAGGACACCGGCACCGTGCGCGCCCCGATCGACCGGGTGCGGTTCGTGCCCGAGGTGGTCGAGCCTGCCGCCGCGCACGGCGAGGCCCTGTGGGGATCGGCGTCCGACGACCTCGTCGAGCGCGGCGTCGCGCGGGTGCAGGGAATGGTCGGCTTCGACGCCGTCCAGCGGCCGGTGCTCCAGGGCGGTCGCAGCCCGGCAGCCCGGCAGGTCCTGGTGCCGTGGGGCGAGCGCGCCGTCGACCTGCGCCCGGTCGACCGGCCGTGGCCCGGACGGGTGCCGGGACCGGCGCCGGTGCGGGTCTTCGCCACCCCGCCGGCCGCCGAGGTCGTGGACGAGTCGGGCCGTGACGTGCGGGTCACCGATCGCGGCGTGGTCACGGGCGAGCCGCGCCGCTTCCGCGTCGGCGGCGATCGCGACGGCCAGGGACTGCCCTGGCAACCCGTCACCGCGTGGGCCGGGCCGTGGCCGGTCGACGAGGGGTGGTGGTCCGGCGGGTCCGGGCCCACGGCCCGCTTCCAGGTCGTCGGTGCCGACGGGCGCGCCTGGCTGCTCGTTCGCGCACCCGGCGGCTGGGCGCTGGAGGCGGGCTATGACTGA